The Actinomycetota bacterium genome includes the window GCCGAGATCCTCCGGGCCGCCGGCCGCAAGGTCGTGGCCGTCCGCCACCCCATGCCCTACGGCGACCTGGCCAGCCAGGCCGTGCAGCGCTTCACGACCGTCGAGGACCTGGTGGCCGCCCGCGCCACCATCGAGGAGCGCGAGGAGTACGAGCCGCACCTGGCCGCCGGCACGGTCGTGTACGCCGGCGTTGACTACCACGCCATCCTGGAGCGCGCCCAGGCCGAGGCCGACGTGCTGCTGTGGGACGGCGGCAACAACGACCTGCCGTTCTTCCGGCCCGACCTGCACATCGTGGTCGCCGACCCGCTGCGGGCCGGGCACGAGTCGAGCTACCACCCGGGCGAGGCCAACGCCCGGGCGGCCGACGTGCTCGTCATCAACAAGGTCGACGAGGCCACCCCCGAGCAGGTCGCCGACCTCGAGGAGCAGCTCAAGCAGCTCAACGCCGGGGCCGTGGTCGTCAAGGCGGCCAGCCCGGTCCGGGTCGAGGACCCCGAGCTGGTCACCGGCAGGCGGGTCCTGGTCGTCGAGGACGGGCCGACCCTGACCCACGGGGGGATGAGCTACGGCGCCGGCGTGGTCGCCGCCCGCCGCCTCGGCGCCGCCGAGATCGTCGACCCCCGCCCCTTCCTGGTCGGCTCCCTGGCCGAGGTGTACGAGCGCTACCCGCACATCGGCGCC containing:
- a CDS encoding GTP-binding protein translates to MGAAGRDFHNFNSAFRGDPATTVVAFTATQIPYIDDRTYPAALAGPAYPQGIPIVPEERLDDLIAAEDVDEVVFSYSDVRHVDVMHVASRVLAAGADFRLLGRRQTELVAAVPVVAVCAVRTGAGKSQTTRRVAEILRAAGRKVVAVRHPMPYGDLASQAVQRFTTVEDLVAARATIEEREEYEPHLAAGTVVYAGVDYHAILERAQAEADVLLWDGGNNDLPFFRPDLHIVVADPLRAGHESSYHPGEANARAADVLVINKVDEATPEQVADLEEQLKQLNAGAVVVKAASPVRVEDPELVTGRRVLVVEDGPTLTHGGMSYGAGVVAARRLGAAEIVDPRPFLVGSLAEVYERYPHIGA